In Tripterygium wilfordii isolate XIE 37 chromosome 15, ASM1340144v1, whole genome shotgun sequence, one DNA window encodes the following:
- the LOC120017265 gene encoding LOW QUALITY PROTEIN: ATP-dependent zinc metalloprotease FTSH 6, chloroplastic (The sequence of the model RefSeq protein was modified relative to this genomic sequence to represent the inferred CDS: deleted 1 base in 1 codon): protein MSPTLSLPISQAFIGKPQDHVKETHQPKSTNRENPCQQTPKDVKLSKRKLLSSTALGLLGAGVSVAKPARAEPESPIASTSSRMSYSSFLRYLDEGVVRKVDLFENGTVAIAEIYNPALDKIQRVKIQLPGLPQELLRRMKDKNVDFAAHPAEINWGAAINDLLGNFALPLIFLGSLLLRTSSTNSPGGPNLPFGLGRSKAKFQMEPNTGVTFDDVAGVDEAKQDFQEIVEFLKTPEKFTAVGARIPKGVLLVGPPGTGKTLLAKAIPGEAGVPFFSLSGSEFIEMFVGVGASRVRDLFNKAKANSPCLVFIDEIDAVGRQRGTGIGGGNDEREQTLNQLLTEMDGFTGNTGVIVIAATNRPEILDAALLRPGRFDRQVTVGLPDIRGREEILKVHSNNKKLDKDVSLSVIAMRTPGFSGADLANLMNEAAILAGRRGKDRITLQEMDDSIDRIVAGMEGTKMTDGKNKILVAYHEIGHAICATLTPGHDLVQKVTLIPRGQARGITWFLPGEDPSLVSKRQLFAKIVGGLGGRAAEEVIFGEPEITTGAAGDLQQITQIARQMVTTFGMSEIGPLALVDPAVQSGDVVLRMLARNNMSEKLAEDIDRSVRNIIESAHEIAKEHIRNNREAVDKLVEVLLEKETLAGDEFRAILSEFTNIPTENVNRTSIREMITA from the exons ATGTCACCCACTCTGTCTCTACCAATTTCCCAAGCTTTTATTGGCAAGCCTCAGGATCATGTAAAAGAAACCCATCAACCCAAAAGCACAAACAGAGAAAACCCATGTCAGCAAACACCAAAAGATGTCAAGCTTAGCAAAAGAAAGCTACTAAGCTCCACTGCATTAGGCCTTCTAGGGGCAGGGGTCTCTGTAGCTAAGCCTGCAAGAGCTGAGCCAGAGTCTCCAATTGCATCCACTTCTAGCAGAATGTCATACTCAAGTTTCTTGCGGTACTTAGATGAAGGTGTTGTAAGGAAAGTAGACCTATTTGAGAATGGGACGGTTGCGATCGCTGAGATATACAATCCTGCTCTTGACAAGATCCAGAGAGTCAAAATACAGCTACCTGGATTGCCACAAGAGTTGCTGAGGAGAATGAAGGATAAAAATGTGGATTTTGCAGCTCATCCAGCGGAGATCAATTGGGGTGCTGCAATAAATGACTTGTTAGGGAATTTCGCTCTTCCGCTGATTTTTCTTGGCTCTTTGTTGCTTAGGACATCATCCACCAACTCTCCTGGAGGTCCCAACTTACCCTTTGGACTTGGCAG GAGCAAAGCCAAATTTCAGATGGAACCTAACACTGGCGTGACATTTGATGATGTTGCTGGAGTGGATGAAGCAAAGCAAGATTTTCAGGAGATAGTTGAGTTCTTAAAAACTCCAGAGAAGTTTACTGCAGTTGGTGCAAGAATTCCGAAAGGAGTGTTATTAGTAGGGCCACCGGGGACTGGAAAGACACTGCTGGCTAAGGCAATTCCAGGGGAAGCAGGGGTTCCATTCTTTTCATTGTCAGGATCAGAGTTCATTGAGATGTTTGTGGGTGTTGGGGCTTCAAGAGTGAGAGATCTTTTCAACAAGGCAAAGGCAAACTCACCGTGCTTGGTATTCATTGATGAAATTGATGCTGTAGGGAGGCAGAGAGGAACAGGAATTGGAGGAGGCAATGATGAAAGAGAGCAAACATTGAACCAATTATTAACTGAAATGGATGGT TTTACAGGGAATACAGGCGTCATTGTTATTGCTGCTACAAATCGGCCGGAAATTCTCGATGCTGCTTTGCTGAGGCCTGGAAGATTTGATAGGCAG GTTACTGTCGGATTACCGGATATAAGAGGGAGGGAAGAGATACTAAAGGTGCATAGCAACAACAAGAAGCTTGATAAGGATGTTTCTCTTAGTGTTATTGCCATGAGGACTCCTGGATTCAGTGGTGCAGATTTGGCAAATCTCATGAATGAAGCGGCCATCCTTGCTGGTAGGAGAGGCAAAGACAGGATCACCCTGCAAGAAATGGATGACTCAATTGATCGAATTGTGGCTGGAATGGAAGGAACCAAGATGACAGATGGAAAGAATAAAATTCTGGTTGCTTATCATGAAATTGGACATGCTATTTGTGC GACATTGACTCCGGGGCATGACCTTGTACAAAAAGTAACTCTGATCCCCAGAGGCCAAGCTAGAGGAATTACATGGTTCTTACCAGGTGAAGATCCATCTCTAGTCTCCAAGCGACAATTATTCGCAAAGATAGTTGGTGGGCTAGGAGGCAGGGCAGCAGAGGAAGTGATTTTTGGTGAACCAGAAATCACCACTGGTGCAGCTGGAGACTTGCAACAAATTACTCAGATAGCTAGACAG ATGGTAACAACATTTGGAATGTCGGAGATTGGACCGCTGGCACTAGTTGATCCAGCCGTGCAAAGTGGTGATGTGGTATTAAGGATGCTTGCAAGGAACAACATGTCTGAAAAACTTGCTGAAGACATTGATAGATCAGTAAGAAATATAATAGAAAGTGCACATGAAATTGCAAAGGAACATATAAGAAACAACCGGGAGGCAGTCGATAAACTCGTGGAGGTGCTGCTGGAGAAGGAGACCCTAGCAGGAGATGAATTCAGAGCAATATTATCAGAGTTTACTAATATACCTACAGAGAATGTAAATAGAACCTCTATTCGGGAAATGATCACGGCTTAG